One window of the Chitinophaga niabensis genome contains the following:
- the gatA gene encoding Asp-tRNA(Asn)/Glu-tRNA(Gln) amidotransferase subunit GatA produces the protein MYAGKTTCEAMVRLYLSRIEQARHLNAYLEVFAQDALTQAAALDARIRKGERPGSLAGVVIGIKDVICYKGHEVTAASKILEGFTSLYSATAVERLIAEGAIIIGRLNCDEFAMGSTNENSAYGNVLNALDNTRVPGGSSGGSAVAVQAGLCQVSLGSDTGGSVRQPADFCGIVGLKPTYGRISRHGLIAYASSFDQIGIFGSNIADVALVLQVIAGPDTYDSTASQSKVPDYQASLQHNKNRRFAYLKDALHHEGLDPEMRGGYESFFEDLKAEGHTVEGVNFDYLDYVVAAYYVLTTAEASSNLSRFDGVKYGYRTPEKDLDLTDFYKKSRSEGFGKEVKRRILLGTFVLSAGYYDAYFTKAQQVRRLVVERMQKILAEYDAILLPTVPTTAFKIGEKMDDPIAMYLADIYTVLANLTGVPAISVPLHRHSNGMPYGIQIITKEFDEENLLQIAHSMLHEQQVNIE, from the coding sequence TTGTATGCCGGAAAAACGACCTGCGAGGCCATGGTACGTTTGTACCTGAGCCGGATTGAGCAGGCCCGGCATTTGAACGCATACCTGGAAGTATTCGCCCAGGATGCTTTGACGCAGGCAGCGGCATTGGATGCGCGTATCCGGAAAGGAGAACGCCCCGGCAGCCTGGCAGGTGTAGTGATCGGCATCAAAGATGTGATCTGCTATAAAGGTCACGAGGTGACCGCCGCATCAAAGATCCTGGAAGGGTTTACTTCTCTATATTCTGCAACAGCCGTTGAGCGGCTGATCGCTGAAGGCGCCATTATCATAGGGCGCCTTAATTGTGATGAGTTTGCCATGGGTTCCACCAATGAGAACTCAGCTTATGGCAATGTGCTCAACGCCCTGGATAATACACGTGTTCCCGGCGGCAGTTCCGGAGGTTCTGCTGTTGCGGTCCAGGCCGGTTTATGCCAGGTAAGCCTGGGTAGCGATACCGGCGGTTCCGTACGCCAGCCTGCTGATTTTTGTGGTATTGTAGGCCTCAAACCTACTTATGGAAGGATCTCGCGGCATGGGCTGATCGCCTATGCTTCCTCATTCGACCAGATAGGCATTTTTGGCTCGAATATTGCAGATGTGGCACTGGTTCTACAAGTCATCGCCGGACCTGATACTTATGATAGTACGGCCTCTCAAAGTAAAGTGCCTGATTATCAAGCTAGTCTCCAACACAATAAAAACCGGAGATTTGCGTATTTAAAGGATGCACTGCATCATGAAGGCCTTGATCCTGAGATGCGTGGGGGATATGAAAGTTTCTTTGAAGATTTGAAAGCAGAAGGACACACCGTAGAAGGGGTGAACTTCGATTACCTGGATTATGTAGTGGCAGCCTATTATGTGCTCACCACCGCAGAAGCCTCCAGCAACCTTAGCAGATTTGACGGGGTCAAGTACGGTTACCGTACCCCTGAAAAGGATCTGGACCTGACAGATTTCTACAAGAAAAGCAGGTCTGAGGGTTTTGGAAAAGAGGTAAAACGCCGTATCCTCCTGGGTACCTTTGTGTTGAGCGCCGGTTACTACGATGCTTATTTCACTAAGGCTCAGCAGGTTAGGAGGCTGGTAGTAGAAAGGATGCAAAAGATCCTGGCTGAATATGATGCCATTCTGCTCCCAACCGTCCCTACAACGGCTTTTAAGATTGGGGAAAAAATGGATGATCCCATAGCTATGTACCTGGCGGACATCTACACAGTTTTAGCCAATCTGACCGGGGTTCCGGCAATTTCCGTACCTTTGCACAGGCATTCAAACGGGATGCCATATGGTATACAGATCATCACGAAGGAGTTTGACGAAGAGAACTTGTTACAAATAGCACATAGCATGTTGCATGAGCAGCAAGTAAACATAGAATAA